A window from Thermoplasmataceae archaeon encodes these proteins:
- a CDS encoding MFS transporter: MRQRETKEKYLTSRYLFLLFSDSQEKIDSSFRFLLISRSARSMSLVFVTLAFSLYLNTLGYSLVFIGLIYVLIVLFNMLFSLWLGFLGDRLGYSRILIFGEILPLFGLAGLTISTNVYVIAASAMMAGITGTAGGMRGAFSPGSTAFIASNWPNEVNRVTKLANMTVVASLSSIVGGLLLISHGYLTPFLGSINTFRLLFGVSSVLILISLIALLFLKERRRPRKTSKVMKRKSFSYLLRIILANAVNGAGIGIAIPLLPLWFEIRFGISTSYVGYIFTIAYAATALGSFLSGRYLNTTKISAISVSATTRLFQGVLLVAIAFSPLAMVALSVYALRSAVAGLGTPMRSAISVRGIGNEDYGTASSIQSVATRASQSTSGLSGYLMDVYLPSTLLIGGALQAAGSMVYYWLIKGWERQNNTSGEEGSKRGPGLADGQK, encoded by the coding sequence GTGAGACAGCGGGAAACCAAAGAGAAATATTTGACCTCAAGATACCTGTTTCTATTGTTCAGCGACTCCCAAGAAAAGATAGACTCGTCCTTCAGGTTCCTTCTCATTTCGAGATCAGCCAGAAGTATGTCTCTGGTTTTTGTAACGCTTGCTTTCTCGCTTTATCTTAATACACTGGGATATAGCCTCGTTTTCATTGGCCTGATCTATGTTCTCATCGTGCTTTTCAACATGTTGTTTTCTCTCTGGCTGGGTTTTCTCGGAGACAGGCTCGGGTATAGCCGGATACTTATCTTTGGCGAGATCTTGCCACTTTTTGGCCTGGCTGGGTTAACCATTTCGACAAATGTCTACGTCATTGCGGCTTCAGCAATGATGGCAGGGATAACCGGGACAGCGGGTGGAATGAGAGGTGCCTTTTCTCCTGGGTCAACGGCATTCATTGCCAGCAACTGGCCAAATGAAGTAAATAGAGTTACAAAGCTTGCCAACATGACTGTAGTAGCTTCTCTCTCTTCCATTGTGGGCGGGTTATTGCTGATTTCGCACGGTTACTTGACGCCATTTTTGGGATCGATAAACACCTTCCGTCTTCTGTTCGGAGTCTCGTCTGTCCTAATCCTTATTTCGCTTATCGCGCTACTCTTCCTGAAAGAAAGGCGTAGGCCGAGAAAGACCAGCAAAGTAATGAAAAGGAAGAGCTTTTCCTACCTTCTTAGGATAATATTGGCCAATGCAGTAAATGGTGCCGGGATCGGGATTGCTATTCCTCTACTTCCTCTCTGGTTTGAAATCAGGTTCGGCATTTCAACTTCATACGTAGGCTATATTTTCACCATAGCTTATGCAGCAACCGCGTTAGGATCATTTCTGTCCGGAAGGTATCTTAACACCACAAAAATAAGTGCTATCTCGGTTTCTGCAACAACAAGGCTGTTTCAGGGGGTGCTCCTGGTCGCAATTGCCTTTTCTCCGCTGGCTATGGTTGCCCTATCAGTTTATGCGCTTAGGAGCGCTGTGGCGGGATTAGGAACACCGATGAGAAGCGCTATTAGTGTCAGGGGAATAGGAAACGAGGATTACGGAACCGCTTCCAGTATTCAATCGGTTGCAACAAGAGCCTCTCAGAGCACCTCAGGTCTGTCCGGATACTTGATGGACGTTTATCTGCCCTCTACCCTCCTAATTGGCGGTGCGCTACAGGCTGCCGGATCCATGGTATATTACTGGCTCATAAAGGGATGGGAGAGGCAAAACAATACCTCTGGAGAAGAAGGCTCAAAAAGAGGACCTGGGCTCGCAGACGGACAGAAATAA
- a CDS encoding prolyl oligopeptidase family serine peptidase — MTKAENHEKPLKYPRTAIRKVTDVYNDRISIVDDYRWLENSLDPEVRRWVDNQNRLTQNYMISIPARERIRDRLKYLYSKAPSSYYSGIFRGKYLFFTKRDSTKQQPSLVRFEYNGEIGPEVVVFDPNEFDRTGSTSIDFFIPSRDGKSLAICLSEGGSEDGSLHFFNAETGEKLQDVLPRVNFPTAGGSAEWNSDSSGIYYTRYPSRDQRPEDDMHFYQQVYFHKIGTGSGDDIHVIGKDFPRIAEIRLTSPDTGSGLLATVANGDGGDFSHFYMRPDGSWVKLTDFDDGVKSALFSPDGKEIFFLSRKGAPRGKIIRMPADSLDIQSAIACVEAREGSIEYFVISDSRIFVTEVVGGPSKLFSYDRHDGSFITEIFPSTDAISSIDEMTNAGKETVLIRSESFLSPPSWYWIDSSLEIRRTKISGVSPIDTSPYEVKREFVVSKDDTRIPVNIIMRRGTERDGNNTVILYGYGGYGVNLKPAFQVHVLAWIDQGGIYAIANLRGGGEYGEEWHKAGMMLKKQTVFDDFISCAEYLIRSGYTSQDKLAIEGGSNGGLLMGAALTQRPDLFRAVVSHVGIYDMIRVESQDNGAFNITEFGTVRDQDQFNALYAYSPYHRVVDGKRYPAVLLLSGENDGRVDPSHSRKMAAILQRASSSGQPVLLRMDKSGHGFGTPLDQRIDQDSDVYSFLQYELGICR; from the coding sequence ATGACAAAAGCCGAGAATCACGAGAAGCCCCTCAAGTATCCCAGAACCGCCATACGGAAAGTAACAGATGTGTATAATGACAGGATATCTATTGTTGATGATTATAGGTGGCTCGAAAATTCTTTAGATCCTGAAGTAAGGCGGTGGGTCGATAATCAGAACAGATTAACGCAGAACTACATGATCTCTATCCCTGCTAGGGAAAGAATACGCGATCGCCTGAAGTACTTATACTCTAAAGCCCCCTCCTCATATTATTCGGGGATCTTCAGGGGAAAATATCTCTTTTTCACCAAGCGTGACTCCACCAAACAGCAGCCATCCCTCGTCAGATTTGAGTATAATGGTGAAATTGGACCGGAGGTGGTTGTTTTCGATCCAAATGAGTTTGACAGAACGGGATCCACTTCTATTGATTTCTTTATTCCCTCAAGGGATGGCAAAAGTCTGGCAATCTGTCTTTCTGAGGGAGGCAGTGAGGACGGATCATTACATTTCTTCAATGCAGAAACTGGAGAGAAGTTACAGGATGTCCTTCCGAGGGTAAATTTTCCAACTGCAGGAGGAAGTGCAGAGTGGAATTCAGATTCAAGCGGAATCTATTACACACGGTATCCATCCAGGGATCAGCGGCCAGAAGATGATATGCACTTCTACCAGCAGGTTTATTTTCACAAGATAGGAACAGGATCAGGGGATGATATCCATGTAATTGGAAAGGATTTCCCCAGGATAGCGGAAATTAGACTCACGTCACCGGATACTGGAAGTGGCCTTCTCGCAACGGTGGCTAATGGTGATGGTGGAGATTTCTCGCATTTCTACATGCGGCCAGATGGAAGCTGGGTGAAGCTCACGGATTTCGACGACGGAGTAAAGAGTGCGCTTTTTTCCCCAGACGGTAAGGAAATATTCTTCCTTTCCAGGAAAGGCGCTCCTCGGGGAAAAATAATCAGGATGCCAGCTGATTCGCTTGATATTCAAAGCGCTATTGCCTGCGTGGAGGCAAGAGAAGGGTCGATAGAATATTTCGTTATCTCTGATAGCCGGATTTTTGTGACCGAGGTAGTCGGGGGGCCATCGAAACTCTTCTCCTATGACCGGCACGACGGGTCATTTATCACGGAGATTTTTCCCTCTACTGATGCAATATCGTCCATAGATGAAATGACGAATGCCGGGAAAGAAACCGTGTTGATCCGCAGCGAGAGCTTTCTTTCCCCGCCATCATGGTACTGGATAGATTCATCCCTTGAAATCAGACGCACCAAGATCAGCGGAGTTTCACCGATAGATACCTCCCCATACGAAGTGAAGAGGGAATTTGTAGTTTCAAAGGACGACACAAGAATACCCGTCAATATAATAATGAGGAGGGGGACTGAGAGAGACGGGAATAACACTGTTATCCTGTACGGTTACGGAGGGTACGGTGTCAACCTCAAACCTGCATTTCAGGTTCATGTTCTTGCCTGGATCGATCAGGGAGGCATTTATGCAATTGCCAACCTGAGGGGTGGAGGGGAATACGGTGAGGAATGGCACAAGGCGGGAATGATGTTAAAGAAACAGACAGTATTTGATGACTTTATTTCATGTGCCGAATATCTGATCAGGAGTGGCTATACCAGTCAGGATAAACTGGCGATCGAGGGAGGAAGCAATGGAGGGTTGCTTATGGGTGCTGCCCTCACGCAGAGACCCGATCTTTTCCGTGCTGTAGTTTCCCATGTTGGAATATATGACATGATCAGGGTGGAATCCCAAGACAACGGTGCTTTCAACATTACGGAATTCGGGACAGTGAGGGACCAAGATCAGTTCAATGCTCTATATGCTTATTCTCCATATCACAGGGTTGTTGACGGAAAACGATACCCTGCCGTGCTCCTTCTTTCAGGGGAAAATGACGGAAGGGTAGATCCATCGCATTCCCGGAAGATGGCAGCAATACTACAGCGCGCTTCAAGTTCCGGGCAACCAGTACTTCTCAGAATGGATAAGTCTGGTCATGGTTTCGGCACCCCTCTCGATCAACGGATTGATCAGGATAGCGACGTATACTCATTCCTTCAGTACGAGCTTGGGATATGTCGGTGA